In Papaver somniferum cultivar HN1 chromosome 1, ASM357369v1, whole genome shotgun sequence, a genomic segment contains:
- the LOC113314941 gene encoding ATP-dependent DNA helicase 2 subunit KU70-like — protein MDIDPDDLFRDDDDDQDNDYYQDSNYGKEMVVYLVDASPKMFNSVTVSADQKEETHFHTAVSCISQSLRTQIINRANDELAICFYNTKEKKNLQDLSGVYVYNVAEREDLDRPTARLVKEFACIEETFMKEIGSQYGIISGSRENSLYNAIWVAQGLLRKGSAKTIDKRMLLFTDEDDPFGRITGATQKDMIRTTLQRAKDTQDLGISIELLPLSRQDEEFNTSLFYAELIGLEGDALAQFIPSAGEKLEDMKDQLRKRMFKKRRIKRITLSIAGGISIEVNTYALIRPTVPGAITWLNSVTNEPLKTERSFICADTGALVEEPAKRFQPYKSENIKFSTDELAEIKRVSTGHLRLLGFKPLSCLKDYHNLRPSTFLFPSDEEIIGSTSTFIALQRSMLRLGRCAIAFHGSSSHPQLVALVAQEEITSPSGQVEPPGMHMIYLPYSDDIRNIEEQFMNANSVTPRATDDQIKKAAALVKRVDLKDFSVCQFANPALQRHYAILQALALDEDEMPELNDETLPDEQGMSRQGIVKALEEFKVSVYGENHDQEEADAAFATTEASKKRKANAENASKEAEKYNWPELAEQGKLSYLTVVDLKRYLTAHNLPLSGKKDDLVKRILTHLGKK, from the exons GCAGATCAAAAGGAAGAAACTCATTTTCATACTGCTGTCAGTTGTATTTCCCAATCGTTGAGGACACAAATCATCAATAGAGCTAATGATGAACTTGCAATTTGTTTTTACAACACT aaagagaagaaaaatttgCAGGATCTGAGTGGTGTTTATGTATATAATGTCGCCGAAAGAGAGGATCTTGATAGGCCAACAGCAAGGCTCGTAAAAGAATTTGCTTGTATAGAGG AAACGTTTATGAAAGAAATAGGGAGTCAGTATGGAATTATATCCGGGTCTCGGGAGAATTCCCTTTACAATGCAATCTGGGTTGCACAAGGATTGTTACGCAAGGG ATCTGCAAAAACCATAGACAAGCGGATGCTCTTGTTCACAGATGAGGATGACCCTTTTGGAAGGATCACTGGTGCAACACAGAAAGATATGATAAGAACGACACTACAACGGGCAAAA GACACACAAGATCTCGGCATCTCAATCGAACTTCTCCCCTTGAGTAGGCAAGATGAGGAATTCAACACATCCCTTTTCTATGCT GAGTTAATTGGATTGGAGGGCGATGCTCTTGCTCAATTTATTCCTTCAGCAGGAGAAAA ATTGGAAGATATGAAGGATCAGTTGAGAAAGAGAATGTTCAAGAAACGCAGAATCAAAAGAATCACTTTATCCATAGCTGGTGGTATTTCTATCGAAGTGAATACATATGCTTTGATTCGTCCAACTGTTCCTG GGGCAATTACATGGCTTAATTCTGTTACCAATGAACCTCTAAAG ACTGAAAGGTCGTTTATTTGTGCGGATACTGGTGCATTAGTGGAGGAACCTGCCAAACGTTTTCAACCATATAAAAG TGAGAATATTAAATTCTCCACAGACGAGCTAGCAGAGATCAAAAGAGTTTCAACTGGTCATCTCCGACTTCTTGGGTTCAAACCCTTGAGTTGCTTGAAAGATTATCATAATCTGAGGCCATCAACATTTCTGTTCCCTAGTGATGAG GAGATAATAGGAAGTACGTCTACTTTTATTGCGTTACAGAGATCAATGTTACGGTTGGGTAG ATGTGCAATTGCATTTCATGGTAGTTCAAGTCATCCCCAATTGGTTGCTCTTGTTGCACAA GAGGAGATAACTAGTCCCAGTGGTCAAGTTGAGCCTCCAGGAATGCACATGATATATCTTCCATATTCGGACGACATTAGAAACATTGAAGAG CAATTTATGAATGCGAATTCTGTGACACCTCGAGCAACTGATGATCAAATAAAGAAAGCTGCTGCTCTAGTAAAACGTGTGGACTTGAAAGACTTTTCAGTTTGTCAGTTTGCAAATCCAG CCTTGCAGAGACATTATGCTATACTGCAAGCCTTGGCTCTTGATGAAGATGAGATGCCGGAGCTAAACGATGAAACTTTACCAGATGAGCAAGGCATGTCAAG ACAGGGGATCGTTAAAGCTCTTGAGGAATTCAAGGTTTCTGTGTATGGTGAAAACCATGATCAGGAGGAAGCTGATGCTGCCTTTGCAACGACTGAGGCTTCAAAAAAACGAAAGGCAAATGCTGAGAATGCATCTAAGGAGGCGGAAAAGTATAACTGGCCTGAGCTTGCTGAACAAGGGAAG CTGAGCTATCTAACAGTGGTGGATCTAAAACGCTATCTGACAGCGCACAACCTTCCTCTCAGTGGGAAAAAGGATGATTTGGTCAAAAGGATCTTAACTCACTTGGGGAAGAAATAA